The nucleotide window GTCAACACCGCCCGGAACTGGGTCATCCCGAAGGCCCCCATCAAGCGGGCCGCAGGCCTGGCTGCAGGGTTCGCGCTGGTCGCGGTCCTGCTGCCGGGGTGCGACGACTCGTTCAACCCGTTCGCGCTAAAACGCGCCGACATTCTCTTCCCCCTCGTGCTGGCGCTCGTCGCAGCCGTGTGCGGCGGGCGGGTGATCCGGTCGGTGCTGCGCACCCCGAACGCGACGCCCGGGGACGACGCCGTTGTGCTGAACTGGGCGCAGACCGCGTACCTCGGCGGCGGGACGGAGCGGCTGACGACCGCGGCGCTCGCGCGGGTCGTCGGCCGCGGGCTGGCGGAAGTCGCTCCGGACGGCAAGACCCTCTGCGCGGTCGGCCCGGCGCCGGAGGACGCGAGCGCGGTGGAGCGCGCGGTCCTCGGTTCGCTGCCGGTGTCGAACGAGGTGACCGCCCTGAAGCCGGTGGAACTGGCCGTGGGGGCCGCGTTCGCTCAGGAAGCCGAGCGGCTCGCGCGCGACGGCGTCACCCTCCCGGTGGCGCGAAAGGTTCGCATCGCGCTGGCCTCGCTGCTCCCGTTCGCGCTGGTCTATTTGTGCCTCGTGCTCCCGCAGTTCGTTTTCGCGGCGTGGGCCGGCCGACCGACTTTTTACCTCCTGATCACGTCGGTTGTGGGCGGGGTGGCCGGACTGGCCGTCCTGCTGTCCGGCTCGCTCCGCCTCACCAACCGCGGCCGGGCAGTGCTTGCGACGCAGAAGGAGCGCCACGAAGCGCTGAAGGCCGCGGCGCGGTGGGAGAGCACTGGCGACGCGGGGATGGCGGTGGCGCTGTTCGGAACGGCCGTGCTGGCGGGCACCGCGGTCGCGCCGCTCCAGGCGTGGTACCCGCGGCAAACCGGTGAGGCGTCGCCGAGCGGGTGCAGTTCCGGGTGCGGATCGGGATGTGGCGGGGGCGACGGCGGCGGTGGATGCGGCGGCGGGTGCGGCGGGGGCGGCGACTGACCGCCGGCGGCGCACGCAGCGCGTTACGGACACGCTCACAGTGCCTTCCACTTTACGCACGTTCGACGTGCCGACTTGAGACAACTGGGTCTCCCGTGACTACCCGGACGGTTCTCGAACGGGTACGATAGCGCAGCAACTGAACCTCCGGCGGCGTGCGGCGGTCCTTCCGGTCGCCCTGCCTTGCGCTCCACGGACGCCCGCGAATGGACCCGGTCATCGGTATCGACCTCGGTACCACCAACTCCGCCGCCGCGTTCCTCACCGACGACGGCCCCGAGATCATCCCCAACGCGATCGGCGGCCGTCTCACGCCCTCCGTCGTCGGCGTGGACGAGCGCGGCGCGGTGCTGGTCGGCGCCGCGGCCAAAGAGCTGCAAGTGCTGAAGCCGGACCGCTGCGCGAGCCTGTTCAAGCGGTACATGGGCACCGACCGCAAGCTCACCGCCGGCGGGCGCGAGTTCACCCCCGAAGAGCTGTCGAGCCTGGTGCTGCGGGCGCTCAAGGCCGACGCCGAAGCGTACTTCAAGCGCCCGGTGTCGCGCGCGGTCATCACCGTGCCGGCGTACTTCAACGACCGGCAGCGCAAGGCGACCATCGCGGCGGGCCGGATCGCCGGCTGGGCCGTCGAGCGCATCCTGAACGAGCCGACGGCCGCGGCCATCGCCTACGGGTTCCACGACGCGGGGGCCGACAAGAAGCTGCTCGTGTTCGACCTGGGCGGGGGAACGTTCGACGTGTCGGTGGTGGAGCTGTTCGAGGGCACCCTCGAGGTGAAAGCGTCCAGCGGCGAGAGCGCGCTGGGAGGCGAGGACTTCACCCGGGCGCTGGCGGCGCGGCTCCTGGCCGCGCAGGGCGTGTCCTACGAGCAGGCGGAGGCCCGCACCCCGAAGCGCGTGTCGCGGCTGATCCAGCAGTGCGAGCGGGCGAAGTGCGCCCTCAGCCGCGAGGAAACCGTTACCGTTCGGGTGCCCGACGAGCACGGGGAGTTCGGCGCCGGGTGCGCGGAGGTGCCGGTCACGCGGGCGCAGCTCGACGCGTGGGTGTCGCCGACGCTGGCGCGGGCCGAGTTGCCCGTCCGGCGCGTGCTGGGCGACGCCCGGCTGACCCGCGACCAGATCGACGAGGTCATCCTGGTCGGCGGCGCGACCCGGATGCCGCTGGTGGTGAGCCGCGTCACCGAGCTGCTCGGGAAGGAGCCGCGCCGGCGCCTCAACCCGGACGAGGTGGTCGCGCTCGGGGCGGCGGTCCAGGCCGGGCTGGTCGGCCGCGCCGCCGCGGTCGAGGAGCTGGTGGTCACCGACGTGGCCCCGTTCACCCTCGGCGTCGAGGTGAGCAAGGACCTCGGCCCGGAGAGCCGCAGCGGGTACTTCGACCCGGTGATCGACCGCAACACGACGATCCCGGTGAGCCGCGTGAAGCGGTACTCGACCGTACACCCCAATCAGACGGCGATCAGCGTGCGCGTGTACCAAGGGGAGTCGCGCCGCACCGACGACAACCTGCTGCTCGGGGAGTTCGAGGTGCGGGGCGTCCCGCCCGGCCCGGCGCACCAGCCGGTGGACATCCGGTTCACCTACGACCTGAACGGCGTGCTCGAGGTCGAGGCCACGGTGGTCGCCACCAAGAAGACGACCTCGCACGTGATCGCGCGGCACGCCCAGGGCATGACGGAGGCGCAGGTGCGGGCCGCCGTGGCCGCGATGGCCAAGCTCAAAACGCACCCGCGCGACGAGGAGGTGAACCGGTTCGTGCTGCTCCGCGCCGAGCGCGCGTTCAAGGAGCTGCCGGCCGAGCTGCGGGACGCCCTGGGCCTGCTCCTCGACGGGTTCGAGGCCGCGCTCGGGAGGCAGGACCCGGCCGTCATCGCCCAGCACCGCGAAGAGCTGGAACGGTTCCTCGCGCTGTACGACCCGCAGACCGATGGGCCGAACGGAGACGCCCCATGACCGCCGACCCCCGCGCCCGGTGGGCCGAGCAGTTCGGAATCCCCGCCGACGCGCCCCCGGACGAGGCGGCGGCGGCGTTTCTGCGCAGCCTGCCGGCGGACCTGGTGCCCGCGCCCGTGCAGGCACTGGCGGCCGGTGAACTCGCCGGTGCCGAACTCCCGACCGGGCTGGAGGACGGGCGCGAGACGGCGCTCGATGCGGAGGTGGAAGCGTTCGCGGGGCGGTTCTGGTCGTTGCCCCCCGCCGAGCGGCTCTTGGAGTGGGACCGCCTCTCGCACCGCGGCGCGAACCCGGTGCGGCTGCGCGAACTCGAACCGGGGCTGGACGCGGCCTCCGCCGCGCTCGGCGACCCCGTTGCGGAGGAACTGGCCGAACAGTTCCGCACGCTGTTCGTGCTGCCGCCGCGGGCGCGGGCGATCCAGCGGGCGCAGTGGCTCCTCGCCCGCGCCGACGACATTGACCGGTGGCGGTCGGCGCTGCCGGTGGTGCAGCGCGACGCGCCGGCCCTGGTCGCGCTCGAGCCCCGGCTGCGGACCGCCCTCGACCCGGCGTTCGGCCCCGCCGCGCTGGCCGCCGGCGCCCGCGCGCCCACGGTCCGGGCGGGAGGGCCGGCTGGTTTTCACCCGCACGCGCACCAGTTCGGCGCGCACGAGCCGGCCGCGTCGCACGGAAGCCGCGGGGCGAACTGGCGGCAGGTCGCCAGCCCTGCTATCGGGATCGGCGTCATCCTGCTGCTCAAAGCCCTGCTCACCGGACCCACGGACGGCAAACGGCCGAGCGACGGCCCCTGGGTGCCGAACAGCTCGGTTCGAATGCCAACGTTTGAGAAGCCCCAGCGCCCGCTGTTTACCGTCGCCGAAGTGGCCGAGTTTCGCAGGTACGAACAGAGCCGTGGGTTCAAAGGGAACGACGCGCCGCCGCGTGACTATGCGGCCTGGATCGCCGCCGGCAAGCCGGAGCCGCTGCCGCCGATTGCCGACACCGGGCCGAAGCGTTCCGATGCGAAATTCACGGCGGAGGAGGTCGCCGCGTGCCAGTTATACGAGAGCGAGCACGCGCGTGACCGCTCCGCCGTCCGCCCGCCCATCTACGAAAGGTGGCTGAGCGCCGGCCGGCCGGAGGCGACCGACGGGCGCGAGCCCGGGCCGAACGAGGTCCGCGTGTACTTGGACGCGTTCCTGATCGCCGCATGTCAGCGGCACGAGCGCGTGAGCACCGCTCCCCCCTTTCGGTACGGCGACTGGGTCCGCGCCGGCCGGCCGACGAAACCAGGGTCCTACATCATCCCGCAGCAAACAACTTCACCGTAGCCCGCCCCGATGGACGCACCGCCGCTGCCCGACGACCCGCGCGACTGGCCCGCCGACCCGTTCGCCCTGCTCGGGGTGCCGCGGTCGGTGAGCGAGGCCGACCTCAAGCGCGCGTACACGCGGCTGATCCGCAAGTACAAACCGGACCACGCGCCGGACGAGTTCCGCCGCATCCGCGAGGCCTACGAGGCGGCGATCGAAATGAGCCGCTGGTACCGGGACGCGCCGCCGCACGCCCCGGACGTGCCCCCACCGTTCCCGGCCGCCACGTTTTCGGCACCCGAGGGGGGCGCGTCTCCGGAACCGGTGCCCGGAACCCCGCGGCCGTTCGTCGATCCGGTCGCCGCGGCGTGGGCCGACGCCGGGCGGGGCGCTTTTGCGGACGCCTACGCGGCGCTGGCCGCCGTCGAGCGCGAGGGGGGCGACCGTCCCGACGTGCCGCTCCGACTGTACTGGCTGCTCGCGCTGCGGCCCGCGCTCGACGCCGACCGCACCCGACACGATTGGCTGGCGCTGGCGCTGACGCGCGCCGGGCTGGGCGGCCCGGCGGTCGAACTGTACCGGCGCGAACTCGCGGCGGCCCCCGAGGCCCTCTACGGCCCGTACACGGCGCTGCTGGACCACCCGGAGGCACCGGGGGCCGCTCTCCTCGCCCTTGCGTCCCTCCGGCTGGACGCCGCCGCGGCGCACGAGTGCTGGCTGAAGATCGAACTCGACCTCGACGCGCTCGCCCGCCGGGTGCGCGAGCTGGACGAGGTGCTATGGTTGAACCACCTCGCGAACGTGATCGGCCGCATCGCGTGCCGGCAGCCGTCTGTCGCGCTGCAATGCACGCCCCACCTGGGCAACCTCAAGCACCTCGAGCTGCGCCACCCGGAGGCGTTCGACCGGATCGACCGCGACTGGACGTTAGCCGAGCTGTGGAACCGCTCGCTGCTGGTTCCGGAGCCGATCCGGCGGGCGGTGGCGTTCGGCTGGGGGCCGGGCCGGCGCGGGGCGCTGCGGGCGGTCTCAGAGTGGGCGCGGGCGGCGCCGGCCGAGGCGCTGCGGAAGTGCGACCGGGTGAACGGCCCGCAAGCGGCTTTACTGGCCGCGTTCGCGCGGATGCTTGAGGCCCACCGGGACGAAGCGGGGCCGTGGGACGAGTTCCCGCCCGAACTGGTGCGGGGGCTGGTGCGGGCGCGGCTCGCGCCCGCGCTGCGGGTCCTGTACGCACAGGCCCGCCCCGAGGTGCTCCAGTTCCTGCTCGCCGAGCGCATCGATCCGAACGAGCTGGTCGCGGCGTGTGCGGTCGACGGCGAGCCGCTGGTCCGGACGTTCGCGGCGCGCGTGCGCGAGGACGGCGCGCTGGCCCTGGTGTACCGGGCCGCAACCGCCTTCGGGTGAGCGGCGGGGCGGGCCCGGTTTAGCGCTCGCCACTCGCCCCGAAAAGGGCTTGTTTGTCGGCATTTCTGGTTTCGGTGTGGCCCGCTCGCTCCGCGAGCGGTGCTCTGCCCGTCAGACCGGCCGTGGCGCATCATCGGCGGCTTTGCAACCGCTCGCGGAGCGAGCGGGCCACAACGAAGATGGGGGCGGTTCTCACTTCTGCTTCGGGGCGGGCCAGCGGCGGAGCGTGCCCCCCTCGTCACCCGAGTACACCGCGTCACCCGTCGGGGCGAACGCGACCGTCCGCACCGGCCGGTCGTGGCCCACGAACGCGGCGAGCGGAAGCCCGTCCTCGGCGCGGTAGACGCGCACGGTCGCGTCCGCGCCGCCGCTCGCCAGTAGCTTGCCGTCCGGGCTGAGCGAGCAGCACACGACGGCGCCGTCGTGGCCGCTCAGCTTCGTGAACGTGCCCGAACTAGGCTGCCGCACGGCCAGCCCCTCGCGCCCGGCCACCGCCACCCGCTTCGCGGCGTACGACATCGCCCCGATCGCCCCAACCTGGGCCGGGAGCACCCCCTTCGACTTGCCCGTCTTCAGGTCCCACTGCCGCACGGTGCCGTCGGCGCCGGCCGAGAGGAGCGAGTCGGCGGTCACGAACGCGACCGCGGTGACCGCCGACGTGTGGCCCTTGACGCACACCGCCGAGGTGGGCCGGCCGGCCTCGCGGAGCCACAGCCACACCATCTTGTCCGCGGACCCGGCCGCGATGCCTTGTCCGTCCGGCGACACGTCGACCCCGTGGATGTTGTCCGTCGGGCCGCGGAGCGGGCGCCCCTGGTTGCCGGTGCTCAGGTCCCACAACTGGACCCCCATGTCCGACGCGCTCAGCCGGATCGCGCACGTCGCCACCCACTTGCCGCTCGGCGCGATCGCCAGGTGCTCCACCGGCCCGAGGTCGCCCAGGATCGCCTTCTGCTCCTTCAGCGTCGCGGGGTGCCACAGCTTCAGCGCCCCGTCGGCCCCGGTGAGCAGGAACGCCCCGTCCGGGGCCGCGGCCATCGCGCCGATCGCGCCGTCGTGCCCCTTCGCGTACACCGACGCCACCACCGGGGCGGCCCGGGTCCCGGGTTTCGGCGGGGCCTCCTTCAGGATCGCGTCGAGCACGGCCGCCAGTTCCGCGGGCGTCTGGTACCGGTCCTTGGGGTCCAGGGACATCAGCTTGCGGATGACGGCGTCCACGGTGACGGGCACGTCGGACCGCTTGGCGGCGGCGGACGGCGGCGGCTCGGTGAGCTGCTTGCGGAGCTTCGCCGCCAGCGTCTTGCCCGGGAACGGCACCTCGCCGGTGAGGCAGAAGTACATGGCCCCGCCCAGCGAGTACAGGTCGCTGCGGCTGTCCGCG belongs to Gemmata obscuriglobus and includes:
- a CDS encoding TIGR04222 domain-containing membrane protein, which encodes MSRPLVPADAELLGRLLAFDIDGGAVALPFAARLAREHGWSRSYAERVIEEYKRYVFLAATTGFKVCPSEDVDAAWHLHLTYTKSYWQRLCGELIGRPLHHEPTTGGPAEGDKHLAMYTATLDAYERAFGRTPPADVWPGADARFGDDTRHRVVNTARNWVIPKAPIKRAAGLAAGFALVAVLLPGCDDSFNPFALKRADILFPLVLALVAAVCGGRVIRSVLRTPNATPGDDAVVLNWAQTAYLGGGTERLTTAALARVVGRGLAEVAPDGKTLCAVGPAPEDASAVERAVLGSLPVSNEVTALKPVELAVGAAFAQEAERLARDGVTLPVARKVRIALASLLPFALVYLCLVLPQFVFAAWAGRPTFYLLITSVVGGVAGLAVLLSGSLRLTNRGRAVLATQKERHEALKAAARWESTGDAGMAVALFGTAVLAGTAVAPLQAWYPRQTGEASPSGCSSGCGSGCGGGDGGGGCGGGCGGGGD
- a CDS encoding Hsp70 family protein yields the protein MDPVIGIDLGTTNSAAAFLTDDGPEIIPNAIGGRLTPSVVGVDERGAVLVGAAAKELQVLKPDRCASLFKRYMGTDRKLTAGGREFTPEELSSLVLRALKADAEAYFKRPVSRAVITVPAYFNDRQRKATIAAGRIAGWAVERILNEPTAAAIAYGFHDAGADKKLLVFDLGGGTFDVSVVELFEGTLEVKASSGESALGGEDFTRALAARLLAAQGVSYEQAEARTPKRVSRLIQQCERAKCALSREETVTVRVPDEHGEFGAGCAEVPVTRAQLDAWVSPTLARAELPVRRVLGDARLTRDQIDEVILVGGATRMPLVVSRVTELLGKEPRRRLNPDEVVALGAAVQAGLVGRAAAVEELVVTDVAPFTLGVEVSKDLGPESRSGYFDPVIDRNTTIPVSRVKRYSTVHPNQTAISVRVYQGESRRTDDNLLLGEFEVRGVPPGPAHQPVDIRFTYDLNGVLEVEATVVATKKTTSHVIARHAQGMTEAQVRAAVAAMAKLKTHPRDEEVNRFVLLRAERAFKELPAELRDALGLLLDGFEAALGRQDPAVIAQHREELERFLALYDPQTDGPNGDAP
- a CDS encoding J domain-containing protein, producing MDAPPLPDDPRDWPADPFALLGVPRSVSEADLKRAYTRLIRKYKPDHAPDEFRRIREAYEAAIEMSRWYRDAPPHAPDVPPPFPAATFSAPEGGASPEPVPGTPRPFVDPVAAAWADAGRGAFADAYAALAAVEREGGDRPDVPLRLYWLLALRPALDADRTRHDWLALALTRAGLGGPAVELYRRELAAAPEALYGPYTALLDHPEAPGAALLALASLRLDAAAAHECWLKIELDLDALARRVRELDEVLWLNHLANVIGRIACRQPSVALQCTPHLGNLKHLELRHPEAFDRIDRDWTLAELWNRSLLVPEPIRRAVAFGWGPGRRGALRAVSEWARAAPAEALRKCDRVNGPQAALLAAFARMLEAHRDEAGPWDEFPPELVRGLVRARLAPALRVLYAQARPEVLQFLLAERIDPNELVAACAVDGEPLVRTFAARVREDGALALVYRAATAFG
- a CDS encoding WD40 repeat domain-containing serine/threonine protein kinase; translated protein: MATRLTCPCGNVWEHPTGEPVPDDPRTVCPVCALASENTRENTRPPATGPISPPPPEAGSAPARGAAIGPGRVIAGYEIIEEINRGGMGVIYKAKQPGVNRLVALKVISPGKLDQPGSRTRFKREVRASGRLSDPCIVTVFQTELDGEIPFVAMEYVPGIDLLRLVKQTGPLPVVDVVYYARQVAEGLQHAHEVKLVHRDIKPSNLMISPSPLAPAEGRTGRLPKVKILDMGLARVADVDHVDPETDDLTQPGVFVGTPDYVAPEQAENPRAADSRSDLYSLGGAMYFCLTGEVPFPGKTLAAKLRKQLTEPPPSAAAKRSDVPVTVDAVIRKLMSLDPKDRYQTPAELAAVLDAILKEAPPKPGTRAAPVVASVYAKGHDGAIGAMAAAPDGAFLLTGADGALKLWHPATLKEQKAILGDLGPVEHLAIAPSGKWVATCAIRLSASDMGVQLWDLSTGNQGRPLRGPTDNIHGVDVSPDGQGIAAGSADKMVWLWLREAGRPTSAVCVKGHTSAVTAVAFVTADSLLSAGADGTVRQWDLKTGKSKGVLPAQVGAIGAMSYAAKRVAVAGREGLAVRQPSSGTFTKLSGHDGAVVCCSLSPDGKLLASGGADATVRVYRAEDGLPLAAFVGHDRPVRTVAFAPTGDAVYSGDEGGTLRRWPAPKQK